The following are encoded together in the Dehalococcoidales bacterium genome:
- a CDS encoding enoyl-CoA hydratase-related protein, with amino-acid sequence MPEYVLYEKKGHIAYITLNRPERLNALGTELGLQLRDADTGFAEDEDAWVAIYTGAGERAFSAGRDLKEVAEQSSRGGSSLPFARRPAIEHNKPTIAAVNGLAYGGGMERVLACDIRICSTNATFCLAEVKVGLCPPTAMFTLPRLIGLSNAMWMLLGGEPIDAQEALRIGLVTRVVPLPELITTATQMADTICQNSPLAVRTTRQLTTLGLEVPMDYARRLGQGLISSVWGSEDAVEGARAFVEKRKPVWKMR; translated from the coding sequence CTGAACAGACCGGAGCGCCTGAACGCCCTGGGCACGGAACTGGGTCTGCAGCTACGAGATGCGGATACGGGATTTGCCGAAGACGAAGACGCCTGGGTGGCCATCTACACCGGTGCCGGTGAAAGGGCTTTCTCCGCAGGAAGGGACCTGAAAGAGGTTGCCGAACAGAGCTCACGTGGTGGAAGCAGTCTGCCATTTGCCCGCAGGCCCGCCATCGAACACAACAAACCCACCATCGCGGCCGTAAACGGTCTGGCTTACGGTGGAGGAATGGAACGTGTCCTCGCCTGCGATATCCGTATCTGCTCTACAAACGCCACATTTTGTCTTGCCGAGGTCAAGGTAGGCCTGTGCCCTCCTACCGCCATGTTCACCCTGCCCCGCCTCATCGGTCTGTCCAACGCCATGTGGATGCTGCTCGGCGGGGAACCAATCGATGCCCAGGAAGCCCTCCGTATCGGTCTGGTAACCAGGGTTGTCCCCCTGCCCGAGCTTATAACCACGGCCACACAGATGGCAGACACCATCTGCCAGAACTCGCCGCTGGCAGTGCGTACCACCAGACAGCTAACGACACTCGGTCTGGAGGTGCCGATGGACTACGCCCGCCGTCTTGGCCAGGGACTAATCAGTTCGGTGTGGGGGTCGGAGGACGCCGTAGAGGGAGCCAGAGCATTCGTAGAAAAGAGAAAGCCGGTCTGGAAGATGCGCTAG